In Acidaminococcus timonensis, one DNA window encodes the following:
- the gltA gene encoding NADPH-dependent glutamate synthase, whose amino-acid sequence MRGGMRNPMPEQPADVRNKNFDEVALGYPEAVAVDEAQRCLNCKNPRCVTGCPVNVDIPEFIHAVTEKDFDGAIHILKRKNSLPAVCGRVCPQENQCEKQCILGIKGEPVAIGRLERFVADKARENGTDMIKEGLAPRNGIKVAVVGGGPSCLTAAGDLAKLGYDVTLFEALHKVGGVLMYGIPEFRLPKTIVQHEIEQLKVLGVKIMTDVVIGRTFTLHELLNEEGFKAVYVGTGAGLPHFMRIPGEALNGVYAANEFLTRVNLMGAWKFPKMATPVYVGKRVAVVGAGNVAMDAARTAKRLGAEKVVVVYRRSEAEMPARKEEIAHAKAEGIELHMLNNPVRILGNEDGWVTGIECIRTELGEPDASGRRRPVEIEGSNHVYDVDMVVMAIGQGPNPLLKHTTPDLVTNKKGLITVDENEETSIPGVFAGGDIVTGAATVISAMGAGKKAAVEIDQYIKGNLK is encoded by the coding sequence ATGCGTGGAGGAATGAGAAATCCCATGCCGGAACAGCCGGCGGACGTACGGAACAAGAACTTTGACGAAGTGGCCCTGGGCTATCCGGAAGCGGTGGCAGTGGACGAGGCCCAGCGCTGCCTGAACTGCAAGAATCCCCGGTGCGTGACGGGCTGCCCGGTGAACGTGGATATTCCTGAGTTCATCCATGCGGTGACGGAAAAGGATTTCGACGGGGCCATCCACATCCTGAAACGGAAGAACAGCTTGCCCGCTGTGTGCGGCCGTGTATGTCCCCAGGAAAACCAGTGCGAAAAGCAGTGCATCCTGGGCATCAAGGGCGAACCGGTGGCCATCGGCCGTCTGGAACGGTTCGTGGCGGATAAGGCACGGGAAAACGGCACGGATATGATCAAAGAAGGCCTGGCTCCCAGAAACGGCATCAAAGTGGCCGTAGTGGGCGGGGGCCCCAGCTGCCTGACGGCGGCCGGTGACCTGGCCAAACTGGGCTATGACGTGACCCTGTTCGAAGCCCTGCACAAGGTGGGGGGCGTGCTCATGTACGGCATCCCTGAATTCCGTCTGCCCAAGACCATCGTGCAGCACGAAATCGAACAGCTGAAGGTACTGGGCGTGAAGATCATGACGGACGTGGTGATCGGCCGGACTTTTACCCTGCATGAACTGCTGAATGAGGAAGGCTTCAAGGCCGTGTACGTAGGGACCGGTGCCGGTCTGCCTCATTTCATGCGCATTCCCGGCGAAGCCCTGAACGGGGTGTATGCCGCCAACGAATTCCTGACCCGGGTGAACCTGATGGGGGCCTGGAAGTTCCCCAAGATGGCCACCCCTGTGTACGTAGGGAAACGTGTGGCCGTGGTGGGTGCCGGCAACGTGGCCATGGATGCCGCCCGGACCGCCAAACGGCTGGGGGCTGAAAAAGTGGTGGTGGTGTACCGCCGCAGCGAGGCCGAAATGCCTGCCCGGAAGGAAGAAATCGCCCATGCCAAGGCTGAGGGCATCGAACTGCACATGCTGAACAATCCGGTGCGGATCCTGGGCAACGAGGACGGCTGGGTCACGGGCATCGAGTGCATCCGCACGGAGCTGGGCGAACCCGATGCCTCCGGCCGCCGCAGACCGGTGGAAATCGAAGGCAGCAACCATGTGTATGACGTGGATATGGTAGTCATGGCCATCGGCCAGGGTCCGAACCCGCTTCTGAAGCACACCACCCCGGATCTGGTGACCAACAAAAAAGGACTCATCACCGTGGATGAAAACGAAGAGACCTCCATCCCCGGTGTGTTCGCCGGCGGCGACATCGTAACCGGTGCGGCCACGGTCATCTCCGCCATGGGTGCCGGTAAGAAGGCTGCCGTGGAAATCGATCAATACATCAAAGGGAATTTGAAATAG
- a CDS encoding sulfide/dihydroorotate dehydrogenase-like FAD/NAD-binding protein, with protein MAKILKKLQLAPAVWEFELEAPLIAHKCKPGQFVMVLCDETSERIPLTIGDFDREKGTITIMVQAVGNTTRHICNDFGEGDELQHVLGPLGQPSEMGKFGTVVMVCGGIGVAPVHPIARAYHELGNKVITIIGGRNKDLILWRDRMEKISDQVIITTDDGSEGIKGFVTQPLGEMLEKGEHPDLVVAIGPIIMMANVAKTTAPYNVKTTASLSCLMVDGTGMCGGCRVQVDGESKFTCCDGPEFDAHKVDFKNLMQRSKMYKDQEAVEYSCGGHCKCVEE; from the coding sequence GTGGCAAAGATCTTGAAGAAGCTGCAGCTGGCACCTGCAGTATGGGAATTCGAATTGGAAGCGCCTCTGATTGCGCACAAATGCAAACCGGGCCAGTTCGTCATGGTACTGTGTGACGAAACCAGCGAACGGATCCCACTGACCATCGGGGATTTCGACCGGGAAAAAGGCACCATCACCATCATGGTCCAGGCTGTGGGCAACACCACCCGTCATATCTGCAATGATTTTGGCGAAGGGGACGAACTGCAGCATGTGCTGGGGCCTCTGGGCCAGCCCTCGGAAATGGGCAAGTTCGGCACCGTGGTCATGGTGTGCGGCGGCATCGGCGTGGCACCGGTCCATCCCATTGCCCGGGCGTACCACGAACTGGGCAACAAGGTGATTACCATCATCGGTGGACGCAATAAGGATTTGATCCTGTGGCGGGACCGGATGGAAAAGATCAGCGACCAGGTGATCATCACCACTGATGACGGCTCCGAAGGCATCAAGGGTTTTGTGACCCAGCCTCTGGGCGAAATGCTGGAAAAAGGCGAACATCCCGATCTGGTTGTAGCCATCGGACCCATCATCATGATGGCCAACGTGGCGAAGACGACGGCCCCCTACAACGTAAAGACCACCGCCAGCCTGAGCTGCCTGATGGTGGACGGCACGGGCATGTGCGGCGGCTGCCGGGTACAGGTGGACGGCGAGAGCAAGTTCACCTGCTGCGACGGGCCTGAATTCGACGCCCATAAGGTGGACTTCAAGAACCTGATGCAGCGGTCGAAGATGTATAAAGACCAGGAAGCAGTAGAATACAGTTGCGGGGGGCATTGCAAATGCGTGGAGGAATGA
- a CDS encoding amidohydrolase, whose amino-acid sequence MTYDIVIKDVELADRSDNQRYFIGITGSNIAYVGTEPVEGHEVIDGRDHLAAPGWVNAHTHVAMTLFRSYADDMVLMDWLQNKIWPMENNLDGRAVYWGSLLGIAEMIRTGTTCFADMYFFMEETAKAVGDSGIRAVLSRGLTGSSVADGASRLEENTELYRNWNGACNDRIHVMLGPHAPYTCSNDYLESVIARARELGCEIHMHLAETAGEVEECRKKYGKSPIALMESLGMFEVGTLAAHCVHVDEEDLEIMARHHVRVAHNPQSNLKLASGIAPVAGMLQKGITVGLGTDGASSNNNLDMLEEVRLAAMLAKTQSGDPKAVPASQALAMGTWMGAEAVGLKNVGRLEPGQKADVVLYNMDSPAWYPRNDRTSLLVYAGSSADVDTVLVDGNILLKKGEFTTIDLEKVTAEVERCIGYVIPK is encoded by the coding sequence ATGACTTATGATATCGTAATCAAAGATGTGGAACTGGCGGACCGCAGTGACAACCAGCGCTATTTTATCGGGATCACCGGTTCCAATATCGCCTATGTGGGCACGGAACCGGTGGAAGGCCATGAAGTGATCGACGGCCGCGACCATCTGGCAGCTCCGGGCTGGGTGAACGCCCATACCCATGTGGCCATGACTCTGTTCCGCAGCTATGCGGATGACATGGTGCTGATGGACTGGCTGCAGAACAAGATCTGGCCCATGGAAAACAACCTGGACGGCCGGGCGGTGTACTGGGGCAGCCTGCTGGGCATTGCCGAGATGATCCGTACGGGCACCACCTGTTTTGCGGATATGTATTTCTTTATGGAAGAAACGGCCAAGGCCGTGGGCGACAGCGGCATCCGGGCAGTGCTGTCCCGGGGCCTCACCGGCAGCAGCGTGGCGGACGGAGCCAGCCGGCTGGAGGAGAACACGGAGCTGTACCGGAACTGGAACGGGGCCTGCAACGACCGGATCCATGTGATGCTGGGGCCCCATGCGCCCTATACCTGCAGCAATGACTACCTGGAGAGCGTAATCGCCCGGGCCAGGGAGCTGGGCTGCGAAATCCACATGCACCTTGCGGAGACGGCCGGAGAAGTGGAGGAATGCCGGAAGAAATACGGCAAGAGCCCCATTGCCCTGATGGAGAGCCTGGGGATGTTCGAAGTGGGGACCCTGGCCGCCCATTGCGTGCACGTGGATGAAGAGGACCTGGAAATCATGGCCCGGCACCATGTGCGGGTGGCCCACAATCCCCAGAGCAACCTGAAACTGGCCAGCGGAATTGCGCCCGTGGCCGGTATGCTGCAGAAGGGGATCACCGTGGGCCTGGGCACTGACGGGGCCAGCAGCAACAACAACCTGGACATGCTGGAGGAAGTGCGGCTGGCGGCCATGCTGGCCAAGACCCAGAGCGGGGACCCCAAGGCCGTGCCGGCGTCCCAGGCCCTGGCCATGGGTACCTGGATGGGGGCCGAAGCCGTGGGCCTGAAGAATGTGGGCCGGCTGGAGCCGGGGCAGAAGGCGGATGTGGTGCTGTACAACATGGACAGCCCGGCCTGGTATCCCCGGAACGACCGGACCAGCCTGCTGGTGTACGCCGGCAGCAGCGCCGATGTGGATACGGTGCTGGTGGATGGGAACATCCTGCTGAAGAAGGGTGAGTTCACCACCATCGACCTGGAAAAGGTGACAGCGGAAGTGGAACGGTGCATCGGGTACGTGATCCCGAAATAG